ACCGCCACGCACACAACAGCGGCGGCCGATCGCTTGCAGGCTCAGCTGGCGGAAGCCCTGGAAGGGGGCACCCAGGTGGCAGCCATGGAAGTGAGCTCCCATGCCCTCGATCAGCAGCGCGTGGCGGGATGTCGCTTCTCGGGAGCCGTCTTTACCAATCTCACCCAGGACCATCTCGACTACCACCCGTCGATGGAGGCCTATTTCGAGGCCAAGGCCCTGTTGTTCGCTTCGCCCTATCTGGTGGGCGAGGGGCCCAGGGCGGTGGTGAACGTGGATGATCCCTGGGGCCTGCAGCTGGCGGATCGGTTGGGTGAGCGAGCCTGGCGATGCAGTCTTGAGCACGAAGCTGATCTGACCATGGGCGACTTGCGCATGACGTCCAACGGCGTGGATGGAATGCTTGTCACGCCTCTTGGTGAAGGCCGGTTCCACTCACCGCTGGTGGGACGCTTCAATTTGATGAATCTTCTGCAAGCTGTGGGTGCCCTGCTTCAGCAGGGATTGCCCTTGGCCCTGCTGTTGCGCTCTCTTCCTTCGTTCCGCGGCGTGCCAGGTCGGATGGAACGGGTTGTTGTGACTGGCTCAGCCGCAGAGGATCATCCCGCCGTGCTTGTGGACTATGCCCACACACCGGATGGTTTGCGCAACGCACTGGAGGCCTGTCGTCCCTTTGTGAGGGGGCAGTTGATCTGCGTGTTCGGCTGCGGCGGTGATCGCGACCGGGGCAAGCGACCGCAGATGGCGGCCATCGCTGCTGCGCTGGCGGATCGGGTGGTGGTGACCTCCGATAATCCGCGAACGGAGGATCCTGGTCAGATTCTTGAGGATGTGGTGGCCGGTCTCCCGGCCGTTGCCGAGCGTCAGGTTGAGGTCGATCGTGCCAAGGCCATTGCCTTGGCGATCGCGCAGGCGCGCTGCGGTGATCTGGTGTTAATCGCCGGCAAGGGGCATGAGGATTACCAGATCCTCGGCACTGAGAAAGTGCATTTCGATGATCGGGAAGAGGCGGAGCAAGCTCTGCGCCACTGGCCCTGACCCTGTCTAACAGGTCATGTTTCCTAGTGAACGCATAGATATCGTCGTCTCAGGCAGATGCGGGTAAGCACTCTGAACCAAACTGTGGACGATATCTACAAACATTGAGGGTTGAGCGAGGTGCTGCTCAAAATGTTCTCATCCGCCTCAGATCGACCTGACTTCCATGCCTTGTTTGCAATACGTCCTGTGCGCTAATGCAAGGGTAAGGTAATATTTTTTGCTAGTTCGTTCATTCCAGGATTGATTTTAACGCATCATTCTGAAGGGTCAGATAGTTAGACCTCCATGAGTAGGAAATGCCGATGCAAGCTGTGAGATTGAGAGTGGCATGAAAGTATCGATCGGGTATGAATAAAGCCTCACCTTCTTTGGTTCGTATGAATTGTGCTCCTTTCAACTGGGGCCATAGTTTTTTGATTTCTACGTCAAACCATTTTGAAAGCGACTGCGAACTTGGCCCAGAAATCTCATGGTTGAATTTTGTAAGAGCAGAACTGTTTTGCACCGAATGGGGTGCGAGAAACCAGAGTTTTTCTCCTTGAAGGCATTCGAAACAGGCACGAGTATGTTGATGAACGTGGGTTCCGGTTCCACGACTGCCGGCAAAAAAACGCGCCATTCGAATCTGGTTATATTGTAAGTCAATCGTCTGCGGACCACCTATTCTAGAGTAAATTTCTGGGCTCAAAATAGATCCTTCAAATAGGAATGGATGTGAAACATAATTGCCGCAATCTTGTTGAGTTTGGTTGAGTTTTTCAAGGAATAAATCAAGCTGAAGCCAGCCATCGGGTTCGTTGACATAAGCATCAGATGAGTATTCGACAAAAATTCGCTGTTTGTTGCAGGCTTCGTATATCAAGCGCAGTTTGTGCTTGGAAATTTTCTGGAGATAAGGTTTGAGGAAATGCTGTTTTTGGTCCATTCTTACGACTCTTGATCTAGGTATTTGTTTTGAGTTTCAAGGCGAATAACTTCGTTGAATGAGTCTTCTGCGCTGAGGCGATGTAGGCAAGAAATGTGAATCGAACAGGATTGATGCAGCTTGTTCAATAGACTTAGATGGCTTTCTTCGTCTAGATACGATGTGGGTTCATCTGATAAAAGAACAGTTGGTTGGCCTAGCACAACGCGCGTGATGTGCAGGCGTTGCAGTTCTGCATTGGAGAGATCTTGGGAAGATTCACTTAAGTTGGTCTGGAGACCCATGGGTAGGCCTTTGAAGATTTGCTTGCAAGCACAATTATTTAAAGCCTCAATAATTTCGTCATCTGGATGATGATTCCAAGGGTCTAAAAATTCGCGTATGGTTGCACCGAAAAGTTTTGGACTCTGAGGAATAACCATGATTCTAGCGAAGTTTTTGATACTTTGTTTGTGCGACAAGAGAGTGTTGTTAATGATGATATCCCCCTCACTAGCATCATGAATTCCACCGAGCACTTTAATCAGCGTTGATTTACCTGACCCAGGCTCACCTGTGATTGCATATTTTCTTCCCTTCTCAAAAATAAGATTTAAGTTGCTAATGATGTTATATTTTGTATTGGTGTGCTTGTAAGCGATTTGTTTGAGTTCAATAGATTGGATTGGTTCAAACGGATCCATCGGCGAAGAAGGCTGCCACGAAAGTCTTAGGTGTTCAAATTGCTCAAGACCTCGTAAACTATTTTTACTGAAGTAAGTTGGCAAGGCAATCATGAGCGAGGAAATAGCCTCGGCTACTTGCGAAAAACCCGAAGAAATAAAAGAAAATGCTGTGAACATCACTAGATATTTTCCTTGCGATATTCCAGTAGTTGTTGAATAAGCAAATAGGATTAATGCAACCAACAGTGAGCTTACGATTCTCGAGAAAAGAACTCCATAGCTGCTCCATTGATTGACGGATCGAATCATCTTGTAATATCGATTTTTCGTATTTGTAAATGATTGATCGAATAAAGCTTCAAGCCCCATCGATCGGATTTCATTGATGTAGCGAACCGTATCAATAATAATTTGATTGTTTTCTGCTTGATTCCGAATCAATTGAAATGATATTCGACCTGTTATGTATCCAGATACAAGTGAAACCCATGCAGGAAGAGAGCTTAATAAAAGAATTAAAAAAACGATTCTTGGCTCTAGCAGGTAGAATCCAAAAACGACCATATAGGTTCCAATTGTCAGTAATGCTATAGGTATCGAAATCAAAAGTGCTCTTGCACTGGAAGTAAATGCCAGAGCTGTCTTGAAATTTTGTTCCCACAGGCTTAGTGATAATGATGGAAGTGCACTTGGCTTCGCAGCCAAATAGCGATTAACTAAACTAATGAGTCCATGGAAATCAATAGATGATTGCGCAAATGTAATAGAGACCGTTGAAACTGTTTTGAATAATGTGCCAATTAATTGGCTAGTGAAAAGACCAATGCAAATTATAATCAATTGATTGATTTGACCCGTTGGTATTAACTGATCAAAGATGGGCCCCATTGCTAAAACTGGCAATGTTGATAATAGTGTGAATATTGACAAGCCGACTAAGCTCAACACATAGCTTTTCCAACGAGCTGTAATTTGCCACCATGAAAGCTCTAGTTTGCTTAATTTTCGTTGCGGCAATGAAGAAACCAGAGAGAAAAAATTGCAATTTTCACAAACTTGATAATCTTGCTGAAGAAATAACTTGTATCTTTGATATGAATTAATATAGCACCACTTACTGTCCTTTTTATTGATAACTAGGATCTTCATTGGCAAGGAGGCAAGTGATTTAAATATCGGCTGTCGATCAAACTTAATAACTAATATCTTTATTTTAGATTCCATAAATGTAAGGCATTTGCTTGAGTCAGCATGATTCAGAGACTCGATTTGATGCATTACCGCATCTTCCTCTAATGCACTCATGCCCAGGCACAGAACAGGATCTTTAACGATCTTTTGCATGATGTCTGCGGGATCACCCCAGCCCAAATTTTCTGGATTCGATTGCATCATTTTTCGCTTCTCCTCAATCGATGGATTTGACCTTGCGTTAATGTATAGGAGTGAATCTTATTCAATAAATCATTGTCATTATCAACAAGAAAAATAGCACGTTTTTGATATTTAATAATCCCCTCAATAAAAGTGTCTTTAAGCTTTATTGGCAAGCTGTCAAGCACATTATCTATGATCAACACTTTAGGTTGACGGATTAAAGCCCGAAGCACCTGCATGATCACTTTCTCTCCGCCGCTCAAGTTTTTGCAATCATTCAGTGGACGATTTAGGTCTTTGAAAAGGTTTAAATTGGAAAGCCCTAAATGTTTTATCATGGCCATTATTTGTTCAAAGTCGCTTTCTTGAAATGGATCTATATTAAACATCAATGAGTTTTTAAATAACAAAGGCTCTGCCTCCACCATCAAAATTAACTGATTAAGTCTCTTCCCAGATTGCTGATTAATATTTTCGCCAAATATTTTAATTTGTCCGGAATTAGGTCTTATACGACCTGATAGTAACTTCCCCAAGGTTGTTTTCCCCGATGATTGGCCTGCAGCAATAGCGATTGGAAATGCAAGCGTATTAAGCTTGCATGATGCATGAAGAAGAATATTTTTACTGAATAACGAATATTTAAAGCTAACATCTTCCATTTGTAGAATTTCAGATTCGTGCGGTTGATGAATTGCAATCGCAGGTTGATTGCCAAATGCGGGATTGTATCTCCCATCCAGTGGTGTTGTGGTAAGGTCTTCTAGTCGCTTATACGCAATCAATGTCTCTTGCAGATTTTGAATCGTTGAAGCGAGTCCAGATAATGGTGCTAAAGACATGCTCACTAAAGTATCTAAAGCGGCATATTGACCAAGTGTGATTTGGCCATTGAGAATCAGTAGTGACGCCGCAAATAACAGAACAACCGTGGATAGGCTATCAATTAGGCTGAGAAAAAAACCTTGTTGTGCATAGGTAATATTCAATAGATTCTCCGATTGCTGCGCAATAATCAAGCTCTGCGTATATCGTGATAGGTGAAGATGCTCTTGCCCTTCCATCTTGATTTGATCATATCCATTGATGATTTGATACAAATCTGATTGATTTTTCGCTAATGATTGCTGACTTTCTTGTTGAAGACCAACCTGAACTGGTATCATTACGATTGATGCTGTAATGATAATGGCCATCAAGCAAGCAATGAAGATAAATAACCAAAATGAAGTTGCTAGTAATATAAAGAACAATATGAATAGATTAATAGCTGCGATCAGCAGCGTAATTAGAGAGGATTGATTCGCAAGTAAGAGTTGGTCAAGATTTTCAAACTTTGCGCTAATGTCTCCGGTATGTCGGCTTAAAAAATAGTTTTCTGGAAGTCTAATTAATTTACGATAAAAGTATTGATTGAGCCTTAGGCTTAATTGACTGATTCCAAAGCATATACACCCGAAGAGTAAAAAAGTTCCAAGACCACAAACAATTGCAATTATTATTTGAGAAATAGCAAGCGACCGACTCCATTGCGGAAGATTGAGCTCAACAACCCATGTAAAAAAGATATTTAAAATTTGTGCATTTGCAAGCTCAAAAGTCGCAATAACGATCAAAAGAAGCGCGATAATGGTGAGAAGAGAAGCAGAAAAACTTTGCTTTACACTAGTAAGCCAAATCGCTTGTTTTTTTGAGTGATTGTTTGCATTGCTTGTCAGTGGACGCTCGTCAATCTTTCGTCCAACAAGAGCGTAGGGATCGATATTGCAAGCCAAAATGTTCTTTTCAATCTCTAAAAAACCGGTGGCTGGGTCATGTACGATGAAGTGCGACTCTGTTTTTTCAAGGATCAGAATAAAATGTTTACTATTCCAGCAAACAATTGTGGGCAATTCTAAGCTTGCGAGCACATCCACTTCATTCCTTGTGTTGTGAAGTACGATGCGAATCCCAATATGCTCTGCAAGTCTTAGCAGTTGGCTTGCATTAATTCCTCCATGACATGATCCATAGATTGCTCGAATTTGTTGTAATGAGATATTGACATTTAACGAGTGTGCCATCATTGCTAGGCAGACTAACCCACACTCAGATTCATCAGATTGAAAGATTAGTCGTGTGCTTTTGTTTGTAGATAATCCGAG
The sequence above is a segment of the Synechococcus sp. PROS-7-1 genome. Coding sequences within it:
- a CDS encoding UDP-N-acetylmuramoyl-L-alanyl-D-glutamate--2,6-diaminopimelate ligase; translation: MTQTLHALLNAVGLPMPAGVANATVTALTCDSRCVGKGSLFIGLPGERVDGGSFWPAALASGAAAVLIGERAAAAHPPAPGDSVLVVPDPVAFWAGELASAFWQRPSMRMELIGVTGTNGKTTTTHLIEHLSQACGRPAALFGTLVNRWPGHSLTATHTTAAADRLQAQLAEALEGGTQVAAMEVSSHALDQQRVAGCRFSGAVFTNLTQDHLDYHPSMEAYFEAKALLFASPYLVGEGPRAVVNVDDPWGLQLADRLGERAWRCSLEHEADLTMGDLRMTSNGVDGMLVTPLGEGRFHSPLVGRFNLMNLLQAVGALLQQGLPLALLLRSLPSFRGVPGRMERVVVTGSAAEDHPAVLVDYAHTPDGLRNALEACRPFVRGQLICVFGCGGDRDRGKRPQMAAIAAALADRVVVTSDNPRTEDPGQILEDVVAGLPAVAERQVEVDRAKAIALAIAQARCGDLVLIAGKGHEDYQILGTEKVHFDDREEAEQALRHWP
- a CDS encoding ATP-binding cassette domain-containing protein, which produces MQKIVKDPVLCLGMSALEEDAVMHQIESLNHADSSKCLTFMESKIKILVIKFDRQPIFKSLASLPMKILVINKKDSKWCYINSYQRYKLFLQQDYQVCENCNFFSLVSSLPQRKLSKLELSWWQITARWKSYVLSLVGLSIFTLLSTLPVLAMGPIFDQLIPTGQINQLIIICIGLFTSQLIGTLFKTVSTVSITFAQSSIDFHGLISLVNRYLAAKPSALPSLSLSLWEQNFKTALAFTSSARALLISIPIALLTIGTYMVVFGFYLLEPRIVFLILLLSSLPAWVSLVSGYITGRISFQLIRNQAENNQIIIDTVRYINEIRSMGLEALFDQSFTNTKNRYYKMIRSVNQWSSYGVLFSRIVSSLLVALILFAYSTTTGISQGKYLVMFTAFSFISSGFSQVAEAISSLMIALPTYFSKNSLRGLEQFEHLRLSWQPSSPMDPFEPIQSIELKQIAYKHTNTKYNIISNLNLIFEKGRKYAITGEPGSGKSTLIKVLGGIHDASEGDIIINNTLLSHKQSIKNFARIMVIPQSPKLFGATIREFLDPWNHHPDDEIIEALNNCACKQIFKGLPMGLQTNLSESSQDLSNAELQRLHITRVVLGQPTVLLSDEPTSYLDEESHLSLLNKLHQSCSIHISCLHRLSAEDSFNEVIRLETQNKYLDQES
- a CDS encoding ABC transporter transmembrane domain-containing protein; protein product: MMNSILGLSTNKSTRLIFQSDESECGLVCLAMMAHSLNVNISLQQIRAIYGSCHGGINASQLLRLAEHIGIRIVLHNTRNEVDVLASLELPTIVCWNSKHFILILEKTESHFIVHDPATGFLEIEKNILACNIDPYALVGRKIDERPLTSNANNHSKKQAIWLTSVKQSFSASLLTIIALLLIVIATFELANAQILNIFFTWVVELNLPQWSRSLAISQIIIAIVCGLGTFLLFGCICFGISQLSLRLNQYFYRKLIRLPENYFLSRHTGDISAKFENLDQLLLANQSSLITLLIAAINLFILFFILLATSFWLFIFIACLMAIIITASIVMIPVQVGLQQESQQSLAKNQSDLYQIINGYDQIKMEGQEHLHLSRYTQSLIIAQQSENLLNITYAQQGFFLSLIDSLSTVVLLFAASLLILNGQITLGQYAALDTLVSMSLAPLSGLASTIQNLQETLIAYKRLEDLTTTPLDGRYNPAFGNQPAIAIHQPHESEILQMEDVSFKYSLFSKNILLHASCKLNTLAFPIAIAAGQSSGKTTLGKLLSGRIRPNSGQIKIFGENINQQSGKRLNQLILMVEAEPLLFKNSLMFNIDPFQESDFEQIMAMIKHLGLSNLNLFKDLNRPLNDCKNLSGGEKVIMQVLRALIRQPKVLIIDNVLDSLPIKLKDTFIEGIIKYQKRAIFLVDNDNDLLNKIHSYTLTQGQIHRLRRSEK